In a genomic window of Candidatus Thiothrix sulfatifontis:
- a CDS encoding phosphopantetheine-binding protein: MDSQKIKDTLKQALVAILGKPVAADEGVWLSMSGRKDWDSLKQVEILLLLEEEFNIRYTEEEFAQLETAADIVALTLYKCENETSAPADDGLFSYY, encoded by the coding sequence ATGGATTCACAAAAAATTAAGGATACCCTGAAGCAGGCGCTGGTCGCTATTTTGGGTAAGCCGGTTGCCGCAGATGAGGGCGTATGGTTAAGCATGAGCGGGCGCAAGGATTGGGATTCACTCAAGCAGGTGGAAATCTTGCTGCTGTTAGAAGAAGAATTCAATATTCGCTATACCGAAGAAGAATTTGCGCAGTTGGAAACGGCGGCAGATATTGTAGCGCTGACTTTATACAAGTGTGAGAATGAAACCTCAGCACCGGCTGATGACGGTTTGTTTAGCTATTATTAA